The Paludibacter jiangxiensis DNA window TGGAACGAAATCGACATGGACTTTATGAACCTCAATCAGTCGGCTCACGGCGACCGCGAATTCGGTCACATCACCAGCCGCCTGCGCAAACCCCGCAAAGTGGTTGTTGGTTACTGGAAAGACGCTGCTACTCAGTCTAAAATTGCAGGCTGGATGCGTGTTTGTGCCGGTTGGGCCGATTCACAGGATATGTTGATTATCCGTTTTGGCGACAACATGAACAACGTGGCTGTAACCGATGGTGATAAAGTGGAAGCTGAAATCCGTTTGGGTTACCACGTGGACAATGCTCCGATTGCAACATTGGTGCCTTACGTTAATGCTGTAACCGAAGCAGAAATCGATGCTTTGGTTGACGAATACGAAAAAATATACGACTTTGCAGCTGACAGCAAGAAAGGTGCAGAAAAACATCAGTTCGTTCGCGATGCTGCTGCTCAGGAAATTGGTCTCCGTCGTTTTCTTCAGGATAAAGGTGCCAAAGCTTTCACTACCAGCTTCAACGAACTGGAAGGCATGAAACAGTTGATGGGCTTTGCTTCTCAGCGTTTGATGGCCGAAGGTTTTGGTTTCGGTGCCGAAGGTGACTGGAAATCGGCTGCTTTGGTTCGTACCATGTGGGTAATGGGTCAGGGTCTCAAAGGTGGTCAGTCATTCCTCGAAGATTATACGTTGAATTTCGACGGTGAAAACTCAACCATTCTGCAGGCTCACATGCTGGAAATCAATCCGGATATTACCGGCGTTAAACCTCGCGTGGAAGTTCATTTCCTCGGTATTGGCGATTCCAAAACCTGCGCTCGTCTGGTATTCCAGGCTCACGAAGGTACAGGTGTTGCAGCTACCATCGTTGATATGGGTAACCGTTTCCGCATGATCGTTAACGAAGTGGAAGTGGTTAAACCGCAGGCTCTTCCTAAGCTTCCTGTTGCATGTGCATTGTGGAAACCAATGCCTAACTTCGAAGTAGGTGCCGGTGCATGGATCTTGGCAGGTGGTACTCACCACTCCAGCTTCTCGTTTGCCGTAACAACAGAAATGATGGAAGACTAC harbors:
- the araA gene encoding L-arabinose isomerase translates to MIYNDLEVWFVTGAQLLYGGDAVVAVDAHSNEMVKGLNESGNLPIKVVYKGTANSSAEISEIMRAANGDTKCVGMITWMHTFSPAKMWIHGLMDFKKPLLHLHTQYNDKIPWNEIDMDFMNLNQSAHGDREFGHITSRLRKPRKVVVGYWKDAATQSKIAGWMRVCAGWADSQDMLIIRFGDNMNNVAVTDGDKVEAEIRLGYHVDNAPIATLVPYVNAVTEAEIDALVDEYEKIYDFAADSKKGAEKHQFVRDAAAQEIGLRRFLQDKGAKAFTTSFNELEGMKQLMGFASQRLMAEGFGFGAEGDWKSAALVRTMWVMGQGLKGGQSFLEDYTLNFDGENSTILQAHMLEINPDITGVKPRVEVHFLGIGDSKTCARLVFQAHEGTGVAATIVDMGNRFRMIVNEVEVVKPQALPKLPVACALWKPMPNFEVGAGAWILAGGTHHSSFSFAVTTEMMEDYAEIADIEMLIIDKDTTIRQFRQDLRNNEVYYMLNKALR